One Pyxicephalus adspersus chromosome 3, UCB_Pads_2.0, whole genome shotgun sequence genomic window carries:
- the RBPJ gene encoding recombining binding protein suppressor of hairless isoform X1, with the protein MAPVVTGKFGERPQPKRLTREAMRNYLKERGDQTVLILHAKVAQKSYGNEKRFFCPPPCVYLMGSGWKKKKEQMERDGCSEQESQPCAFIGIGNSEQEMQQLNLEGKNYCTAKTLYISDSDKRKHFMLSVKMFYGNSDDIGVFLSKRIKVISKPSKKKQSLKNADLCIASGTKVALFNRLRSQTVSTRYLHVEGGNFHASSQQWGAFYIHLLDDEESEGEEFTVRDGYIHYGQTVKLVCSVTGMALPRLIIRKVDKQTALLDADDPVSQLHKCAFYLKDTERMYLCLSQERIIQFQATPCPKEPNKEMINDGASWTIISTDKAEYTFYEGMGPVHAPVTPVPVVESLQLNGGGDVAMLELTGQNFTPNLRVWFGDVEAETMYRCAESMLCVVPDISAFREGWRWVRQPVQVPVTLVRNDGIIYSTSLTFTYTPEPGPRPHCSAAGAILRANSSLLASNDSSTNSEGSYTNVSTNSSNVTSSTAAVVS; encoded by the exons GAAGTTTGGGGAGCGGCCTCAACCCAAACGTCTCACAAG GGAAGCAATGCGTAATTATTTAAAAGAGCGAGGCGATCAGACCGTACTCATCCTCCATGCTAAAGTTGCACAGAAATCCTATGGCAATGAAAAAAG GTTTTTCTGCCCTCCTCCGTGTGTTTATCTCATGGGAAGCGgatggaagaaaaagaaagaacagatgGAAAGGGATGGCTGTTCAGAACAGGAATCTCAGCCCTGTGCCTTTATTGGCATTGGGAATAGCGAGCAAGAAATGCAGCAGCTGAACCTGGAAGGAAAG AACTATTGCACTGCCAAAACCTTGTACATATCGGACTCTGACAAGAGAAAGCACTTCATGTTATCAGTGAAAATGTTCTATGGGAATAGCGATGACATTGGCGTGTTCCTTAGCAAACGGATCAAGGTCATCTCCAAGCCATCTAAAAAGAAGCAGTCACTGAAAAATGCAGACT TATGTATTGCATCAGGGACAAAAGTGGCACTATTTAACCGGCTGCGTTCACAGACCGTCAGTACGAGATATTTGCACGTAGAAGGTGGAAACTTTCATGCCAGTTCGCAACAGTGGGGCGCGTTTTACATCCACCTCT TGGATGATGAAGAATCAGAAGGAGAGGAGTTCACTGTGAGGGATGGTTATATTCATTATGGACAGACGGTGAAACTTGTTTGTTCAGTTACTGGCATGGCACTCCCAAGGCTG ATCATCAGGAAGGTGGATAAGCAGACGGCTTTGTTAGATGCAGATGATCCAGTTTCCCAGCTTCATAAATGTGCGTTCTACCTGAAGGATACAGAGAGAATGTATTTGTGCCTTTCTCAGGAACGAATAATCCAGTTTCAA GCCACTCCATGCCCCAAAGAGCCAAACAAAGAGATGATCAATGATGGTGCATCATGGACAATCATTAGCACGGATAAAGCAGAATACACTTTTTATGAAGGCATGGGGCCAGTCCATGCCCCTGTGACCCCTGTACCTGTTGTAGAGAGCTTGCAG ctAAATGGTGGTGGAGATGTAGCAATGTTGGAACTTACAGGACAGAACTTCACTCCAAATTTGCGTGTTTGGTTTGGGGATGTAGAAGCGGAAACAATGTACAG GTGTGCAGAAAGCATGCTATGTGTTGTCCCAGACATTTCCGCTTTCCGAGAGGGCTGGAGATGGGTACGCCAGCCAGTGCAAGTGCCAGTTACATTGGTCCGGAATGATGGCATCATCTATTCCACCAGCCTTACCTTCACCTACACCCCAGAGCCTGGACCTCGGCCCCATTGTAGCGCAGCAGGTGCCATCCTGCGAGCTAATTCTAGCCTACTGGCCTCGAACGATTCCAGCACAAACAGCGAGGGAAGTTACACAAATGTCAGCACAAATTCCAGCAACGTCACATCATCCACTGCAGCAGTAGTGTCCTAA
- the RBPJ gene encoding recombining binding protein suppressor of hairless isoform X2, with translation MRNYLKERGDQTVLILHAKVAQKSYGNEKRFFCPPPCVYLMGSGWKKKKEQMERDGCSEQESQPCAFIGIGNSEQEMQQLNLEGKNYCTAKTLYISDSDKRKHFMLSVKMFYGNSDDIGVFLSKRIKVISKPSKKKQSLKNADLCIASGTKVALFNRLRSQTVSTRYLHVEGGNFHASSQQWGAFYIHLLDDEESEGEEFTVRDGYIHYGQTVKLVCSVTGMALPRLIIRKVDKQTALLDADDPVSQLHKCAFYLKDTERMYLCLSQERIIQFQATPCPKEPNKEMINDGASWTIISTDKAEYTFYEGMGPVHAPVTPVPVVESLQLNGGGDVAMLELTGQNFTPNLRVWFGDVEAETMYRCAESMLCVVPDISAFREGWRWVRQPVQVPVTLVRNDGIIYSTSLTFTYTPEPGPRPHCSAAGAILRANSSLLASNDSSTNSEGSYTNVSTNSSNVTSSTAAVVS, from the exons ATGCGTAATTATTTAAAAGAGCGAGGCGATCAGACCGTACTCATCCTCCATGCTAAAGTTGCACAGAAATCCTATGGCAATGAAAAAAG GTTTTTCTGCCCTCCTCCGTGTGTTTATCTCATGGGAAGCGgatggaagaaaaagaaagaacagatgGAAAGGGATGGCTGTTCAGAACAGGAATCTCAGCCCTGTGCCTTTATTGGCATTGGGAATAGCGAGCAAGAAATGCAGCAGCTGAACCTGGAAGGAAAG AACTATTGCACTGCCAAAACCTTGTACATATCGGACTCTGACAAGAGAAAGCACTTCATGTTATCAGTGAAAATGTTCTATGGGAATAGCGATGACATTGGCGTGTTCCTTAGCAAACGGATCAAGGTCATCTCCAAGCCATCTAAAAAGAAGCAGTCACTGAAAAATGCAGACT TATGTATTGCATCAGGGACAAAAGTGGCACTATTTAACCGGCTGCGTTCACAGACCGTCAGTACGAGATATTTGCACGTAGAAGGTGGAAACTTTCATGCCAGTTCGCAACAGTGGGGCGCGTTTTACATCCACCTCT TGGATGATGAAGAATCAGAAGGAGAGGAGTTCACTGTGAGGGATGGTTATATTCATTATGGACAGACGGTGAAACTTGTTTGTTCAGTTACTGGCATGGCACTCCCAAGGCTG ATCATCAGGAAGGTGGATAAGCAGACGGCTTTGTTAGATGCAGATGATCCAGTTTCCCAGCTTCATAAATGTGCGTTCTACCTGAAGGATACAGAGAGAATGTATTTGTGCCTTTCTCAGGAACGAATAATCCAGTTTCAA GCCACTCCATGCCCCAAAGAGCCAAACAAAGAGATGATCAATGATGGTGCATCATGGACAATCATTAGCACGGATAAAGCAGAATACACTTTTTATGAAGGCATGGGGCCAGTCCATGCCCCTGTGACCCCTGTACCTGTTGTAGAGAGCTTGCAG ctAAATGGTGGTGGAGATGTAGCAATGTTGGAACTTACAGGACAGAACTTCACTCCAAATTTGCGTGTTTGGTTTGGGGATGTAGAAGCGGAAACAATGTACAG GTGTGCAGAAAGCATGCTATGTGTTGTCCCAGACATTTCCGCTTTCCGAGAGGGCTGGAGATGGGTACGCCAGCCAGTGCAAGTGCCAGTTACATTGGTCCGGAATGATGGCATCATCTATTCCACCAGCCTTACCTTCACCTACACCCCAGAGCCTGGACCTCGGCCCCATTGTAGCGCAGCAGGTGCCATCCTGCGAGCTAATTCTAGCCTACTGGCCTCGAACGATTCCAGCACAAACAGCGAGGGAAGTTACACAAATGTCAGCACAAATTCCAGCAACGTCACATCATCCACTGCAGCAGTAGTGTCCTAA